In the Aliarcobacter cryaerophilus genome, one interval contains:
- the holA gene encoding DNA polymerase III subunit delta encodes MYKSEFDKYLKANKRFSSYMFYGQSTFLVEQYAYLVSKIIAKDEEIEKLYFEEYNFKYAKDRLLQSSLFSSNNVVLIKIDKKIPKKELDALVESANINKDSTLILACIGDADFKSMESSFTAKQNACAVRFFALMPNEAIGFLQNEAKRLKIDYDENALSHLYFMHRQNISLSTNDLSKLALLNERVTTKLVDLHCFGVGSVNFDDFLHDLIASKDISNDLSLLLEEGLNEVFILNQISSFIQQLFMISSHARIYAVVNPIEVLGYNPPKNIWEKKSKLAINIKPKQFLEMLDYILNLELSIKTEKIDNINLYLQASLRKFIVLFR; translated from the coding sequence ATGTATAAAAGTGAATTTGATAAATATTTAAAAGCAAACAAAAGATTTAGTTCTTATATGTTTTATGGTCAATCAACGTTTTTGGTTGAGCAATATGCCTATTTAGTCTCAAAAATAATAGCAAAAGATGAAGAGATAGAGAAACTATATTTTGAAGAGTATAATTTTAAATATGCCAAAGATAGACTTCTTCAGTCATCTTTGTTTTCATCAAACAATGTAGTTTTGATAAAAATAGATAAAAAAATTCCAAAAAAAGAGTTAGATGCTCTTGTTGAATCTGCAAATATAAACAAAGATAGCACACTTATATTAGCTTGTATTGGAGATGCTGATTTTAAATCTATGGAGAGTAGTTTTACTGCTAAACAAAATGCTTGCGCAGTTAGATTTTTTGCATTAATGCCAAATGAAGCTATAGGTTTTTTACAAAATGAGGCAAAAAGATTAAAAATCGATTATGATGAAAATGCTTTGAGCCATCTATATTTTATGCACAGACAAAATATTAGTCTTAGTACAAATGATTTAAGTAAATTAGCACTTCTAAATGAAAGAGTAACTACAAAGTTAGTAGATTTACACTGTTTTGGTGTAGGAAGTGTAAATTTTGATGATTTTTTACACGATTTGATAGCTTCAAAAGATATATCAAATGATTTATCACTTCTTTTAGAAGAGGGGTTAAATGAGGTTTTTATTCTAAATCAAATTAGTTCATTTATTCAACAACTTTTTATGATTAGTTCACATGCTAGAATTTATGCAGTTGTAAATCCTATTGAAGTTTTGGGTTATAATCCCCCAAAAAATATTTGGGAAAAAAAATCAAAACTAGCAATAAATATAAAACCCAAACAATTTTTAGAGATGTTAGATTATATTTTAAATTTGGAATTGAGTATAAAAACAGAGAAAATTGATAATATAAATTTATATTTACAAGCAAGTTTAAGAAAATTTATAGTTTTGTTTAGATAA
- the ssb gene encoding single-stranded DNA-binding protein, with amino-acid sequence MYNKTIMVGNLTRDIELKYLPSGSAVAKSSIASSYRYKSQTGEQKEEVCFLEFNMFGRSAEVANQYLKKGSKVLLEGRLVLEQWTAQDGSSRSRHSLRVEEMKMLDSKGSNEGSSYGNNSYNQVPKEQYNEPSYNPNQGAGRVAQSRVEQNIPEIDIDDEIPF; translated from the coding sequence ATGTATAATAAGACAATTATGGTTGGGAATCTAACTAGAGATATTGAATTAAAATATCTACCTAGTGGTTCAGCAGTTGCTAAAAGTTCAATTGCTTCATCTTACAGATATAAATCTCAAACAGGAGAGCAAAAAGAAGAAGTTTGTTTTCTAGAGTTTAATATGTTTGGAAGAAGTGCTGAAGTTGCTAACCAATACTTAAAAAAAGGTTCTAAAGTTTTATTAGAAGGAAGATTGGTTCTTGAACAGTGGACTGCACAAGATGGAAGTTCTAGAAGCAGACACTCTTTAAGAGTTGAAGAGATGAAAATGTTGGATAGTAAAGGTTCAAATGAGGGTAGTTCTTACGGAAATAACTCTTATAATCAAGTTCCAAAAGAGCAATATAATGAACCTTCATACAATCCGAATCAAGGCGCAGGAAGAGTAGCTCAATCAAGAGTTGAGCAAAATATTCCTGAAATCGATATCGACGACGAAATACCGTTTTAG
- the rpsF gene encoding 30S ribosomal protein S6 — protein MSKLKHYETMFILKPTLTEEETVAQLDGVKALFEKNGAEIVATENIGIKELAYEIEKCKRGYYYVIYFKAPANSIAEIERNYRNNEELIRFMFIKYETKKEISSWTKMSEEAIKRASK, from the coding sequence ATGTCAAAATTAAAACATTATGAAACAATGTTTATTTTAAAGCCTACTTTAACTGAAGAAGAGACAGTAGCACAACTTGATGGAGTTAAAGCTCTATTTGAAAAAAATGGTGCAGAGATAGTTGCAACTGAAAATATTGGTATTAAAGAGTTAGCATACGAAATCGAAAAATGTAAAAGAGGTTACTATTATGTAATCTATTTTAAAGCGCCAGCAAATTCAATCGCAGAGATTGAAAGAAATTATAGAAACAATGAAGAGCTTATTAGATTTATGTTTATTAAATATGAAACTAAAAAAGAGATTTCTTCATGGACTAAAATGAGTGAAGAAGCTATAAAAAGAGCTTCAAAGTAA
- the rpsR gene encoding 30S ribosomal protein S18 yields MAERRKYGKKSCKYTEMKVDFIDYKNIELLKISMSERGKIMPRRLTGNSKNSQEMVEKAIKRARHMALVPYIVDTQNVSDSAYSKSFL; encoded by the coding sequence ATGGCTGAAAGAAGAAAATACGGAAAAAAATCTTGTAAATATACTGAAATGAAAGTAGATTTTATTGATTATAAAAATATTGAGCTTTTAAAAATTTCTATGAGTGAAAGAGGTAAAATTATGCCTAGAAGACTTACAGGAAATTCTAAAAATTCTCAAGAGATGGTAGAAAAAGCAATCAAAAGAGCAAGACATATGGCACTTGTTCCATATATCGTAGATACTCAAAATGTATCTGACAGTGCATATTCAAAATCATTTTTATAA